A section of the Lujinxingia sediminis genome encodes:
- a CDS encoding DUF3015 family protein: MAQAFSLTLSSYAMLITVPVGLTVLVAVLVLRSSSEMESYIKENNVALQHDLHMGGGETTAELATIFNVPAEQHAGFARVLSEKRDALLPLTDVDALSAERAGTFVRVIYDALMEEPEFAQHLPRINGDV, encoded by the coding sequence ATGGCCCAGGCCTTTTCACTCACCCTATCCAGCTACGCGATGCTCATCACGGTCCCCGTCGGTCTGACCGTACTGGTTGCCGTGCTCGTGCTGCGCTCCTCCTCGGAGATGGAGTCGTACATCAAAGAGAATAACGTCGCCCTGCAGCACGACCTGCATATGGGCGGCGGCGAGACGACGGCCGAGCTGGCGACCATCTTCAACGTGCCGGCTGAGCAGCACGCCGGGTTTGCCCGGGTGCTCAGCGAGAAGCGCGACGCGCTCCTTCCCCTGACCGACGTGGATGCGCTCAGCGCCGAGCGCGCCGGCACCTTCGTGCGCGTCATCTACGACGCGCTCATGGAAGAGCCCGAGTTTGCGCAGCACCTGCCGCGCATCAACGGAGACGTGTGA
- a CDS encoding DUF3015 family protein, producing the protein MSLHSRSLIGALIVALTFAFSTPAFAQSSADDEAAAGLAVTSVTSTYVSIFTIPIGLTVLVVVLLLRSSSEMESYIEENNVALQHDLHMGGGETTAELAKVFNVPAEQHAEFAQVLTENRDELLPLTDVDTLTAERAGTFVRVIYDALMEKPQFAQHLPRINGEV; encoded by the coding sequence ATGTCGTTGCATTCGCGTAGTCTTATTGGTGCGTTGATCGTTGCTCTTACGTTTGCGTTTTCGACCCCCGCCTTTGCCCAGTCGAGCGCCGATGACGAGGCCGCCGCCGGTCTTGCCGTCACCTCGGTGACCTCCACCTATGTTTCGATCTTTACGATTCCCATCGGTTTGACGGTGCTCGTGGTGGTGCTGCTCCTTCGCTCCTCCTCGGAGATGGAGTCGTACATCGAAGAAAACAACGTCGCCCTGCAGCACGACCTGCATATGGGCGGTGGTGAGACGACCGCCGAGCTGGCGAAGGTCTTCAATGTGCCCGCCGAGCAGCACGCCGAGTTCGCGCAGGTGCTCACCGAGAATCGCGATGAGCTTCTTCCCCTGACCGACGTTGATACGCTCACCGCCGAGCGTGCCGGCACCTTCGTGCGCGTCATCTACGACGCGCTGATGGAGAAGCCTCAGTTCGCGCAGCACCTGCCGCGCATCAACGGCGAAGTGTGA
- a CDS encoding calcium/sodium antiporter has protein sequence MDPILLAAGMVIAGLVLLYFGAEALVGGASSLAIRLGITPLIVGLTVVSFGTSAPELLVGLIGSDDVNLGNVVGSNIANIMLILGLAATISPLKIESRVVTHELPIMLAATGLFIGLSLDGSLTRIDGIILLTAMAGYIAYMFVGARRDMKRMEAIVGDELSEIDPNQRKAIVDVLLMVGGIVGLALGAKWMVDGATTIAMTMGISELVIALSIVAIGTSLPELATSVVAAFRGEADISVGNVVGSNVFNLLFVMGVVACFGTIVVGEDALSIDLWVMAGISVLLWPLLRTGHSLKRWEGIVMVVGYVAYLVSMFMR, from the coding sequence ATGGATCCGATTTTACTGGCCGCTGGCATGGTCATCGCTGGCCTGGTGCTCCTCTATTTTGGCGCGGAGGCGCTTGTCGGCGGGGCGAGTTCTCTGGCGATTCGCCTGGGCATCACACCGCTGATTGTGGGGCTGACGGTGGTGTCCTTTGGCACCAGCGCACCGGAGCTTCTGGTGGGCCTTATCGGCAGTGATGACGTCAACCTGGGGAACGTCGTCGGATCCAACATCGCCAACATCATGCTGATTCTGGGTTTGGCGGCCACGATCAGTCCGCTGAAGATCGAGAGTCGGGTGGTCACCCACGAGCTCCCGATTATGCTGGCGGCCACCGGGCTCTTTATCGGGCTTTCGCTCGACGGCAGCCTCACGCGTATCGACGGCATCATCCTGCTCACGGCCATGGCCGGCTACATCGCCTACATGTTCGTCGGGGCGCGCCGCGATATGAAACGTATGGAAGCGATTGTCGGCGATGAGCTCAGCGAGATCGATCCCAACCAGCGCAAAGCCATCGTCGATGTGCTCCTGATGGTCGGCGGTATCGTGGGGCTGGCGCTGGGGGCGAAGTGGATGGTCGATGGTGCCACGACCATCGCCATGACGATGGGAATCTCCGAGCTTGTCATCGCCCTCTCGATTGTGGCGATTGGCACGAGCCTCCCGGAACTGGCCACCTCGGTGGTGGCGGCCTTCCGCGGTGAGGCCGACATCTCGGTGGGCAATGTGGTGGGCTCCAACGTCTTCAACCTGCTCTTTGTGATGGGTGTCGTCGCCTGCTTTGGTACGATTGTGGTGGGCGAAGACGCCCTGAGCATTGACCTGTGGGTGATGGCCGGCATCAGCGTGCTTCTGTGGCCGCTTCTGCGCACGGGCCATAGCCTTAAGCGCTGGGAAGGCATCGTGATGGTCGTCGGTTACGTGGCGTATCTCGTGTCGATGTTCATGCGCTGA
- a CDS encoding NAD+ synthase, whose protein sequence is MIQTPSSLRIALAQLNFKVGDLDRNVARIRDEVERARAAGADLLVTSELALTGYPPRDLLHHDAFIDAQLKTLEALAKLSDDDFALIVGYADRNPHPKGRRLVNAAAFCVGGRVKERVFKQLLPEYDVFDEARYFEPGGQAPIFTFKGVRLGVSICEDAWARVEHREQPRYAGDPVGALVVNGAQVLINISASPFARGKRAMREAMLAEHASRHKRPLIFVNQVGATDELIFEGASVAIDAEGRIAHRLSDFSSACEIVEVNPCGEVVGPAGGSASVRDAIGELRAALVLGTRDYVRKSGFKQVLLGLSGGIDSAVTAVIAADALGPENVHAVAMPSRYSSRHSRDDARTLANNLGIEFDEIGIEQPYSSFLDVLTPHFKGRDFDVTEENLQARIRGVYLMGLSNKFGKLVLSCGNKSELAVGYSTLYGDMCGALAVIGDVPKMQVYALAEEYNRLAGYEVVPRSIIEKAPSAELRPDQRDEDSLPPYPVLDAIVDRYVEDRQSIAGIIEAGFERRDVERVVGLIQRNEYKRWQCPPVLKVTAKAFGSGWRYPLAASHG, encoded by the coding sequence ATGATCCAGACTCCCTCCTCGCTTCGTATCGCGCTGGCTCAGCTCAACTTTAAGGTCGGGGATCTCGACCGCAACGTCGCGCGTATTCGTGACGAGGTGGAGCGCGCGCGCGCTGCCGGCGCCGATCTGCTGGTGACCTCGGAGCTGGCGCTCACGGGCTATCCGCCCCGCGACCTGCTTCATCATGACGCGTTCATCGACGCGCAGCTCAAGACCCTGGAAGCGCTGGCGAAGTTGAGCGACGACGATTTTGCGTTGATCGTCGGCTACGCCGATCGCAACCCTCATCCGAAAGGTCGACGCCTGGTCAACGCCGCGGCGTTTTGTGTGGGGGGACGGGTCAAAGAACGCGTCTTCAAACAACTGCTGCCCGAGTACGACGTCTTTGATGAGGCGCGTTATTTTGAGCCGGGCGGCCAGGCACCGATCTTCACGTTTAAGGGGGTGCGCCTGGGGGTGAGCATCTGCGAAGACGCCTGGGCCCGGGTCGAGCACCGGGAGCAGCCGCGCTATGCGGGCGATCCGGTGGGGGCGCTGGTGGTCAACGGGGCGCAGGTGCTGATCAACATCTCGGCCAGCCCCTTCGCCCGCGGCAAGCGCGCGATGCGGGAGGCGATGCTGGCCGAGCACGCCTCCCGTCACAAACGCCCGCTGATCTTTGTGAACCAGGTCGGTGCCACCGATGAGCTGATCTTTGAGGGGGCATCGGTGGCCATCGATGCCGAGGGTCGCATCGCCCACCGCCTCTCGGACTTTAGCTCGGCCTGCGAGATCGTGGAGGTCAACCCCTGCGGGGAGGTCGTGGGGCCTGCGGGGGGCTCGGCCTCGGTGCGCGATGCCATCGGGGAGCTGCGCGCGGCGTTGGTGCTGGGCACCCGTGACTACGTGCGAAAGTCGGGCTTTAAGCAGGTGCTGCTGGGGCTCTCAGGGGGCATCGACTCGGCGGTGACCGCCGTGATCGCCGCCGATGCGCTGGGCCCGGAGAACGTGCATGCGGTGGCGATGCCCTCGCGCTACTCCTCGCGCCATAGCCGCGATGACGCGCGCACCCTGGCCAACAACCTGGGCATTGAGTTCGATGAGATCGGCATCGAGCAGCCCTATTCTAGTTTTCTCGATGTGCTCACCCCGCATTTTAAAGGCCGCGACTTTGACGTGACCGAAGAGAACCTCCAGGCGCGCATCCGCGGGGTGTACCTGATGGGCCTGAGCAATAAGTTCGGCAAGCTCGTGCTCTCGTGCGGCAATAAGAGCGAGCTGGCCGTGGGATACTCGACCCTTTATGGCGATATGTGCGGGGCGCTCGCGGTGATCGGGGATGTGCCCAAGATGCAGGTCTACGCCCTGGCCGAGGAGTACAACCGCCTGGCGGGCTACGAGGTGGTGCCGCGCAGCATCATCGAGAAGGCACCGTCTGCGGAGCTTCGTCCCGATCAGCGCGATGAGGACAGCCTGCCGCCCTATCCGGTGCTCGACGCCATTGTGGATCGTTATGTCGAAGATCGGCAGAGCATCGCGGGCATCATCGAGGCGGGTTTTGAGCGTCGGGATGTGGAGCGGGTGGTCGGTCTGATTCAGCGCAATGAATACAAGCGCTGGCAATGCCCCCCGGTGCTCAAGGTCACGGCGAAGGCCTTTGGCTCGGGCTGGCGCTATCCGCTGGCGGCCAGCCACGGCTGA